The following coding sequences lie in one Natronorubrum tibetense GA33 genomic window:
- a CDS encoding acyl-CoA dehydrogenase family protein: MEYQDSEQARKLAKRARNFVDEVVIPRERELEGGTKVPDDVIEDLREEARDRNLYAPQIGEEHGGMGVEFRDVLPLFEEAGRSLLAPPAMRVDAPDEGNMHTLELAGTEEQQERWLEPLLEGELTSAFSMTEPRQGGGADPKMIKTTAERDGDEWVIDGHKWWITNGSEADFFITLARTDQDSHPYEGCSLIIVPEDTPGLEVKRDIPHLGDDITSDIHSEIIYDDVRVPEENLVGEEGEGFTIAQKRLGPARLTHCMRYSGMATRALEVAKAYTSEREGFGEAIADKQGVRFDIAEAETNLHAARTMVRHAANEISRGNQARVPVSMCKFYTANVTEDAINTALQLCGASGIGKDLPIADFYENVRQFRIVDGPDEVHKRVIARDAYEDIDMDELGPLPTF; this comes from the coding sequence ATGGAGTACCAAGACTCCGAGCAGGCGAGAAAGTTAGCCAAGCGCGCGCGTAATTTCGTTGACGAGGTGGTCATTCCACGCGAGCGGGAACTGGAAGGCGGGACGAAAGTTCCCGACGACGTGATCGAAGATCTCCGCGAAGAGGCTCGAGACCGAAACCTGTACGCCCCACAGATCGGGGAAGAACACGGCGGTATGGGTGTCGAGTTTCGCGACGTGCTCCCGCTGTTCGAGGAGGCGGGCCGGAGCCTGCTCGCTCCGCCGGCGATGCGCGTGGACGCCCCCGACGAAGGGAACATGCATACGCTCGAACTCGCGGGAACCGAGGAGCAACAGGAGCGATGGCTGGAGCCGCTCCTGGAGGGCGAACTCACATCCGCATTTTCGATGACCGAGCCGCGGCAGGGCGGCGGTGCAGATCCGAAAATGATCAAGACGACAGCAGAGAGAGACGGCGACGAGTGGGTCATTGACGGCCACAAGTGGTGGATCACGAACGGCAGCGAAGCTGACTTCTTCATCACGCTCGCGCGAACGGACCAGGATAGCCACCCGTACGAAGGCTGTTCACTCATCATTGTACCCGAAGACACGCCCGGTCTCGAAGTAAAGCGGGACATTCCCCACTTGGGGGATGATATTACGTCCGATATTCATTCGGAGATCATCTACGACGATGTCCGCGTCCCGGAAGAAAACCTGGTGGGGGAGGAAGGTGAAGGATTCACAATCGCACAGAAGCGTCTCGGTCCGGCCCGACTCACCCACTGCATGCGATACTCCGGCATGGCCACTCGAGCGCTGGAGGTCGCGAAGGCCTACACGAGTGAGCGGGAGGGGTTCGGCGAAGCGATCGCGGACAAGCAAGGTGTTCGGTTCGATATCGCGGAAGCCGAAACCAACCTCCACGCCGCGCGGACGATGGTTCGCCACGCCGCCAACGAAATTTCGCGCGGCAATCAGGCCCGCGTACCGGTATCGATGTGTAAGTTCTACACTGCGAACGTCACGGAAGACGCGATCAATACGGCGCTCCAGCTCTGTGGGGCGAGCGGCATCGGAAAGGACCTGCCTATCGCCGACTTCTACGAGAACGTGCGACAGTTCCGCATCGTCGACGGTCCCGACGAGGTCCACAAGCGCGTGATCGCTCGTGACGCATACGAAGACATCGATATGGATGAGTTAGGCCCGCTTCCGACCTTTTAG
- a CDS encoding universal stress protein, with amino-acid sequence MYQNILVPVNGTEISETAVPHAFEMAEKHDAVVHSLCAYSREGGYGSLSVDATEKQEMDLRSRAEQIATDVADRAESKGLEAVSAVSSGDPADSILNYVDDQNIDLVVIGARKRSPTGKLLFGSVTQAVILHVDVPVVVTG; translated from the coding sequence ATGTATCAGAACATACTCGTTCCAGTGAACGGTACCGAGATTTCGGAAACAGCGGTTCCGCACGCGTTCGAGATGGCGGAGAAACATGACGCAGTCGTCCACTCGCTCTGCGCCTACAGCCGGGAGGGCGGATACGGTTCGTTGTCGGTCGACGCCACCGAGAAACAGGAGATGGATCTTCGGAGTCGCGCCGAACAGATCGCGACTGACGTCGCTGATCGGGCCGAATCAAAGGGTCTCGAGGCGGTCAGTGCAGTAAGTAGTGGGGATCCGGCCGACTCAATACTAAATTACGTCGACGATCAGAACATCGATCTAGTCGTTATCGGGGCGCGGAAGCGCTCGCCGACGGGGAAACTGCTGTTCGGGAGCGTAACTCAGGCAGTAATCCTTCACGTCGATGTTCCCGTCGTAGTGACCGGATAA
- a CDS encoding sodium:solute symporter family protein encodes MQVTPEVSSGPEAILMLVLYFILVMAIGVYFFKKSRESTGDFWIAGGNIPLYVQVFAYFAVTASAGSFFGFGGFAYAFGAAFSTMVVVAVCAGGLMMMITIAAPMRRSGVYTVPDYLKKRYQSTTVRLVAGIIFAVASWAYLVPQLTAAGITMEFVLPSLGYELGILVSVVIFALYVSLGGMWAVTWTDFIQGIMMFILTLLPLPIIFADMGVGGTLSGAMANDPTFAGNSAPYLMVLGIGFTWILAFLGLPQFGQRALASADAKTARRGFMWMNLLYISAFVLSAFFVAGAAMALEPNLATADHFYYAVLVEYTGPIVQGLGAAGLLAAVMSSTDALLVALSASVSHDIPESLDVGLTEQQETRLGTLVIWVGAFAAAYFAISPPGIIGIMTTIIAGGAASGLFPALAIGTWWKRANAPGAIASMLVGGGSYVVLFLGGYMPVEQSEVLVTVPLGVITFVAVTLATRRPTGEELQGFIQFHQTGDTPTKVVTDDD; translated from the coding sequence ATGCAGGTCACGCCCGAGGTATCGAGCGGTCCGGAAGCCATATTGATGCTGGTACTGTACTTCATCTTGGTCATGGCGATCGGGGTGTACTTCTTCAAAAAGTCGCGCGAGAGCACCGGCGACTTCTGGATCGCGGGCGGGAACATTCCGCTCTACGTTCAAGTGTTCGCGTACTTCGCGGTAACGGCGAGCGCCGGTTCGTTCTTCGGGTTCGGAGGTTTCGCGTACGCTTTCGGTGCTGCGTTCTCGACAATGGTTGTCGTGGCCGTCTGTGCTGGAGGGTTGATGATGATGATCACCATCGCTGCACCGATGCGCCGCAGTGGCGTTTACACGGTTCCGGACTACCTTAAAAAACGATATCAAAGCACCACAGTCCGCTTGGTAGCCGGGATTATCTTCGCCGTAGCATCTTGGGCGTACCTCGTACCCCAGCTGACTGCGGCGGGGATCACGATGGAATTCGTCCTGCCCTCGCTCGGTTATGAACTGGGTATACTTGTTAGCGTAGTTATCTTTGCTCTGTATGTATCGCTGGGCGGGATGTGGGCAGTCACGTGGACCGACTTCATACAGGGAATCATGATGTTCATCCTCACCCTGCTCCCGCTGCCGATCATCTTCGCGGACATGGGCGTAGGCGGGACGCTGTCCGGTGCAATGGCGAACGATCCGACCTTTGCTGGAAATAGTGCACCGTACCTGATGGTCCTCGGGATCGGATTCACATGGATTCTCGCATTCCTTGGTCTGCCTCAGTTCGGGCAGCGGGCGCTCGCAAGCGCCGACGCAAAGACCGCCCGACGGGGCTTCATGTGGATGAATTTACTCTACATTAGCGCGTTCGTGTTGTCCGCATTCTTCGTCGCGGGAGCTGCGATGGCGCTCGAGCCGAACCTCGCGACCGCTGACCACTTCTACTACGCGGTTCTGGTCGAGTACACCGGCCCGATCGTTCAAGGGCTTGGCGCAGCCGGGTTGCTGGCGGCGGTGATGTCCTCGACGGACGCACTGCTAGTCGCGCTCAGTGCGAGCGTCTCGCATGACATTCCCGAATCATTGGATGTTGGTCTGACAGAGCAACAAGAGACAAGACTCGGAACACTCGTGATCTGGGTCGGTGCGTTCGCGGCAGCGTACTTTGCGATTTCGCCGCCGGGAATCATCGGGATCATGACTACGATCATCGCTGGCGGCGCGGCGTCCGGATTGTTCCCTGCATTGGCAATCGGAACGTGGTGGAAACGCGCTAACGCACCAGGTGCGATTGCCTCGATGCTCGTCGGAGGGGGCTCGTACGTGGTCCTGTTCTTGGGTGGATATATGCCCGTTGAACAATCAGAAGTCCTGGTAACGGTACCACTCGGCGTGATCACCTTCGTCGCAGTGACCCTAGCGACGCGCCGGCCGACCGGCGAAGAGCTTCAGGGTTTCATTCAGTTCCACCAAACCGGCGACACGCCGACAAAGGTTGTTACTGACGACGACTAA
- a CDS encoding SDR family oxidoreductase, which produces MMDEISLDGRTAIVTGGGRGIGRQIALEFADRGVDVVVAARSEDEITDVASMIDERGGEAVAVPTDITVTDDVGTLFERAREAYDQVDILINNAGISVNETIWSLSDEEWQNVIDVNLSGTFRCTREALTGGMLERDEGTIINMSSLSGKVGFTQTGPYTASKHGVQGLTNVLSKELKETDIRVSAVCPGQVKTELTDDIVAVDRLETDDITDIVLFLATRPPSVYIPKIVAVPPESIPLVRH; this is translated from the coding sequence ATGATGGACGAAATCAGCCTCGACGGACGGACTGCGATCGTAACGGGCGGTGGACGCGGAATCGGACGCCAGATTGCACTCGAATTCGCTGACCGCGGCGTAGATGTCGTCGTCGCGGCCAGAAGTGAAGACGAGATTACCGACGTTGCGTCGATGATAGACGAACGGGGCGGCGAAGCCGTCGCGGTGCCGACCGACATTACCGTTACCGACGATGTCGGCACGCTCTTCGAGCGCGCTCGAGAGGCTTACGATCAGGTGGACATCCTGATCAATAACGCCGGAATCAGCGTCAACGAGACGATCTGGAGTCTCTCGGACGAAGAGTGGCAGAACGTTATCGACGTGAACCTCAGCGGTACCTTCCGTTGTACCAGAGAGGCGTTGACCGGCGGCATGCTAGAGCGCGACGAGGGCACGATAATCAACATGAGTTCGCTTTCCGGAAAGGTCGGATTCACACAGACGGGCCCATATACCGCCTCGAAGCACGGAGTTCAGGGACTGACAAATGTCCTGTCGAAAGAGCTCAAGGAGACGGATATCCGCGTGAGTGCCGTCTGTCCCGGCCAGGTGAAGACCGAACTGACGGACGATATCGTGGCAGTCGATCGGCTCGAGACCGACGATATCACCGATATTGTCCTCTTTCTCGCGACTCGACCACCGTCCGTCTACATCCCCAAAATCGTCGCCGTGCCGCCGGAGTCGATTCCGCTCGTTCGACACTGA